Proteins encoded within one genomic window of Thiothrix litoralis:
- a CDS encoding DUF2202 domain-containing protein: MKIHNKTGSFLLACSLALLAGCGSDGTSTSLTDNLIGTASAATLDTASNTSTTTDTAVVTTIPTVTTPTLAAQPLTVAETETLLFVREEEKLARDVYLTLYNQWGTNIFQNIANNGEQQHMDAIKVWVDAFGYVDPVSSNEIGAFTDPVILKLYNDLVARGMTSSQEALMVGGFIEEYDIKDLQDAIDEAKQGTNQAAVIQTYDSLLCGSRNHLRSFVGQIEKDGLVYQAQYVSQATVDAIVNSPDEKCGQ; the protein is encoded by the coding sequence ATGAAAATCCATAACAAAACGGGCAGCTTTTTACTGGCTTGTTCCCTTGCCTTGTTGGCAGGTTGTGGTAGTGATGGAACGTCGACCAGCCTTACTGATAACTTGATTGGTACAGCAAGTGCTGCAACGCTTGATACAGCAAGTAATACCAGCACGACCACGGATACTGCTGTGGTCACGACGATTCCAACGGTCACAACCCCCACGCTTGCGGCACAACCACTGACGGTTGCTGAGACCGAAACGCTGCTGTTTGTGCGCGAAGAAGAAAAGCTGGCGCGGGATGTGTACCTGACCCTGTACAACCAATGGGGAACCAACATCTTCCAAAACATCGCCAACAACGGTGAACAGCAACACATGGATGCCATCAAAGTATGGGTGGATGCATTCGGCTACGTTGACCCGGTATCATCCAACGAGATTGGCGCTTTCACCGACCCGGTGATCCTCAAACTGTATAACGACTTGGTGGCGCGTGGCATGACCTCTTCGCAAGAGGCACTGATGGTGGGCGGTTTCATCGAAGAATACGACATCAAAGACCTTCAGGATGCCATTGATGAAGCCAAACAAGGCACGAATCAAGCCGCCGTTATCCAGACTTACGACAGCTTGTTGTGCGGTTCGCGCAACCACTTACGTTCCTTTGTTGGGCAAATCGAGAAAGACGGCCTTGTCTACCAAGCACAGTATGTCTCTCAAGCCACGGTTGACGCGATTGTGAACAGCCCCGACGAAAAATGCGGACAGTAA
- a CDS encoding cytochrome b/b6 domain-containing protein, with translation MKTSTHEIVVWDLFVRLFHWSVATLFLLDFWVLEAGDPPHNWSGYAIGFLLLGRIVWGFTGNYNARFSSFFPTPARIRKHLLEMRKGTVDPAEGHNPLGGAMVLFLMLMLSLIVLTGWLLTWDMFWGEGWLEDLHELFADITMWAVVVHVSAVVIMGKLLGIRLIRTMITGKRPISSNIFQW, from the coding sequence ATGAAAACCAGTACGCATGAAATCGTTGTTTGGGATCTGTTTGTTCGGCTGTTCCACTGGTCTGTCGCCACCTTGTTCCTGCTGGATTTCTGGGTGCTGGAAGCGGGCGACCCGCCACATAATTGGTCGGGTTACGCCATTGGCTTCCTGTTGCTGGGGCGGATAGTGTGGGGCTTTACGGGCAACTATAACGCCCGTTTCAGCAGCTTTTTTCCGACCCCGGCGCGTATCCGCAAACATCTGTTGGAGATGCGCAAGGGGACGGTTGACCCCGCCGAAGGCCATAACCCCCTAGGTGGGGCAATGGTGCTGTTCCTGATGCTGATGTTGTCGCTGATTGTGCTGACTGGCTGGCTACTGACCTGGGATATGTTCTGGGGTGAGGGCTGGTTGGAAGATCTGCATGAGCTGTTTGCAGACATCACGATGTGGGCTGTGGTGGTGCATGTTAGCGCGGTGGTTATCATGGGCAAGTTGCTGGGTATTCGCTTGATCCGCACCATGATCACCGGGAAGCGCCCTATTAGCAGTAATATATTCCAGTGGTAA
- a CDS encoding LbtU family siderophore porin, which produces MIINKSISLTCLLAGVTLSGSVWALEVGDPAEVSGVVELEYGVSRGDSGRKYGPLATKIEVGVEYKPTDKVDLHSLLLYEDQQLSVDEADITWHALPDEKLDMTVGRQYLPFGAFEKAMISSPLTKDLAEASQDKVLLASHKQGNFQTKGYVFAGTSPNTGGTGKHDAGYGLSVGYETDAATLGVDYLSNLAETNHFETNDVASEIPAIAVHGLTKIGRVTLIGEHIAAAKAFQPGDLDGAVTVAAKPATSQLEADVDLNNDRTVALAWSSSSNAAEIDLAKEALGITYSQPLYKSLAGAVELMRSKSYDGANDNALTAQLSYEF; this is translated from the coding sequence ATGATCATTAATAAAAGCATTTCCCTAACGTGTTTATTAGCGGGTGTCACCCTGTCTGGCTCTGTATGGGCGCTAGAAGTGGGTGATCCGGCGGAAGTGTCCGGTGTGGTTGAGTTGGAATATGGCGTTTCACGTGGGGATTCTGGTCGAAAATATGGGCCACTTGCTACCAAAATTGAAGTTGGGGTGGAGTACAAGCCGACCGATAAAGTCGATCTTCATTCGCTATTGTTGTATGAAGACCAACAACTGAGCGTGGATGAAGCTGATATTACGTGGCACGCCTTGCCAGATGAGAAGCTCGATATGACGGTGGGTAGACAATATTTACCGTTTGGTGCATTTGAAAAAGCCATGATTTCCAGCCCACTTACCAAAGACTTGGCTGAAGCAAGTCAGGATAAGGTGTTGCTGGCATCTCATAAGCAGGGCAACTTTCAAACCAAAGGTTATGTTTTTGCAGGTACGTCCCCCAATACGGGCGGGACGGGTAAGCATGACGCTGGCTATGGCCTGAGCGTTGGTTATGAGACGGATGCAGCGACACTGGGGGTGGATTATTTGTCTAATCTGGCTGAAACCAATCATTTTGAAACCAACGATGTTGCCAGCGAGATTCCAGCAATTGCGGTGCATGGTTTAACCAAAATAGGGCGCGTTACCCTGATCGGGGAACACATTGCGGCTGCCAAAGCTTTCCAGCCGGGGGATTTGGATGGGGCGGTGACGGTGGCTGCGAAACCCGCTACCTCCCAGCTTGAAGCTGATGTGGATTTGAATAACGATCGGACTGTGGCGCTTGCTTGGAGTAGTAGCAGCAACGCGGCAGAAATTGATTTGGCGAAAGAGGCATTGGGTATTACTTACAGCCAGCCGCTTTACAAAAGCCTAGCTGGTGCGGTGGAGCTAATGCGCTCCAAAAGCTATGACGGGGCGAATGATAATGCGTTAACGGCTCAACTTTCCTATGAATTTTAA
- a CDS encoding response regulator transcription factor, with amino-acid sequence MRLLLVEDDTELSSSLHARLKREGFAVDIAANGVDGEFMGNEEPYDVVILDLGLPQRSGLEVLQHWRQRGNRVPVIVLTARDAWHERVDGFKAGADDYLGKPFHFEELLVRVQALIRRNLQASVPDQKLDCCGLQLDEEHQQVTTPEGTVFDLTGTEFRLLRYFMLHPGKILTKSRLTEHVYEQDFDRDSNVIEVYVRHLRRKLGEWRILTRRGQGYIFIDPAKPEPPV; translated from the coding sequence ATGCGCCTGTTATTGGTTGAAGACGATACCGAACTGAGTAGCAGCTTGCACGCCCGCCTGAAGCGCGAAGGTTTCGCCGTGGACATCGCCGCGAACGGTGTGGATGGCGAATTCATGGGCAACGAAGAGCCTTACGATGTGGTGATTCTTGACCTCGGCCTGCCGCAACGCAGCGGGCTGGAGGTGTTGCAACACTGGCGGCAACGTGGCAATCGCGTGCCGGTGATTGTGCTCACCGCCCGCGATGCTTGGCACGAACGGGTGGATGGTTTCAAAGCTGGTGCAGATGATTACCTCGGCAAGCCGTTTCACTTTGAGGAATTGTTGGTGCGGGTGCAGGCGCTGATTCGCCGCAACCTTCAGGCATCGGTTCCCGATCAGAAGCTGGATTGCTGTGGCCTGCAACTGGATGAGGAACACCAGCAAGTCACTACCCCGGAGGGCACGGTGTTCGACCTGACCGGCACCGAATTCCGCCTGTTGCGCTATTTTATGCTGCACCCCGGCAAAATTCTCACCAAGTCCCGCCTGACCGAACACGTTTACGAACAGGATTTCGACCGCGACAGCAATGTGATCGAAGTCTATGTGCGCCATTTACGCCGCAAGTTGGGTGAATGGCGCATCCTTACCCGCCGGGGACAAGGTTACATTTTCATCGACCCCGCCAAACCGGAGCCACCCGTATGA
- a CDS encoding PepSY domain-containing protein, whose translation MLKQATLAAVVLLTAMTAQSAFAGADCPANPKDQWLSELDMQKKIVNDYGWVIYKFKTDDECYEVYGMAPKEEVKPADAATPAVAPEMVKVEAYFNTATGEVVKKEMD comes from the coding sequence ATGTTGAAACAAGCTACCCTCGCCGCCGTTGTGCTGCTGACCGCCATGACTGCTCAAAGCGCTTTCGCGGGTGCGGATTGCCCTGCTAACCCCAAAGACCAGTGGCTGTCTGAGTTGGACATGCAGAAGAAGATCGTCAATGACTACGGTTGGGTGATCTATAAGTTCAAAACCGATGACGAATGCTACGAAGTCTACGGCATGGCTCCCAAAGAAGAGGTCAAACCTGCTGATGCTGCCACCCCAGCGGTTGCCCCGGAAATGGTTAAGGTTGAAGCCTACTTCAATACCGCTACCGGCGAAGTCGTCAAAAAAGAAATGGACTAA
- a CDS encoding sensor histidine kinase yields the protein MTSLERQLQINLAMTLIAVMALIWVVGSQFPRFAPHAYTVAESTGMPVSERPQRFKWVFPILAAGGIALILGIQGVVIRRTFRRLDRIRAEVRELEAGKLSMLSEDVPAEIYPIIHEFNHILSLMQERLERSRNSLGNLAHALKAPLNLLVQYLDQEPDANHNQQAQLQAERIRQLTERELKRARMAGLGNTTQRFDPRAELPTLVDVLARIHHKSPRSIALDIAPDITRFGDREDMLELVGNLLDNACKWATQHVRCQLACVDAHILITVEDDGAGRSAAELQQMAARGVRLDESVEGHGLGLSICKDIVKLYGGELAFGRSAALGGLQVTVALPQR from the coding sequence ATGACATCGCTCGAACGCCAGTTGCAGATCAACCTTGCGATGACGCTGATTGCAGTGATGGCATTGATTTGGGTGGTGGGCAGCCAGTTCCCGCGTTTTGCGCCGCACGCTTACACCGTAGCGGAAAGTACGGGGATGCCAGTTTCTGAACGTCCGCAACGTTTCAAATGGGTTTTCCCTATCTTGGCAGCGGGGGGGATTGCTTTGATTTTGGGGATTCAGGGTGTAGTTATCCGCCGTACCTTCCGCCGTCTCGACCGGATACGCGCCGAAGTCCGTGAGCTGGAAGCGGGTAAGCTTTCGATGCTGAGCGAAGATGTACCTGCCGAAATCTACCCCATTATCCACGAATTCAACCACATCCTTAGCCTGATGCAGGAACGCCTGGAACGTTCGCGCAATTCCCTCGGCAACCTTGCCCACGCGCTGAAAGCACCACTCAACCTGCTGGTGCAATACCTCGATCAAGAACCGGATGCTAACCACAACCAGCAGGCGCAATTACAGGCCGAACGCATCCGCCAACTCACTGAACGCGAACTCAAACGCGCCCGCATGGCGGGGCTGGGCAACACCACGCAACGCTTTGACCCGCGTGCGGAACTGCCCACCTTGGTCGACGTGCTGGCACGGATTCACCACAAATCGCCGCGCAGCATTGCGCTCGACATTGCCCCTGACATCACCCGTTTCGGCGACCGCGAAGACATGCTGGAACTGGTCGGCAACCTGCTCGACAACGCCTGCAAATGGGCGACGCAACACGTGCGCTGCCAGCTTGCCTGCGTTGACGCACACATCCTGATCACGGTGGAAGACGACGGTGCAGGCCGCAGCGCCGCCGAATTGCAGCAAATGGCGGCACGCGGCGTGCGCCTCGATGAATCGGTGGAAGGTCACGGATTAGGGCTTTCGATCTGCAAGGATATTGTGAAATTGTACGGCGGGGAACTAGCGTTTGGGCGTTCGGCAGCGCTGGGAGGCTTGCAGGTGACGGTGGCGTTGCCACAGCGCTAG
- a CDS encoding AAA family ATPase, whose product MIKFPYGISDFHRIRTDDYLYVDRTAFIPVLEEAGRQLIFLRPRRFGKSLLLSMLANYYDVKTTGEFDTLFGNLAIGQQPTPEHNQYLILRWDFSKVSAQGDLEHIRSSLFQHINQAIKDFVRQYQAQLTFSVDIYDDDALGSFQSVVNVAKSSGYTVYLLIDEYDNFANDVLIQDTTDAARYRELLQGEGILKTLFKIIKASASEGKIARVFITGVSPIVLSDMTSGYNVATSIYLDEDFNSLCGLTENELSTLVQQTAQSCALPPTQTATVMETLQQFYNGYRFCADMTQTTVYNPTLCFYFLRHYQKKCQAPEKMLDGNLAMDAGRIRYIAALPQGSTVIDHILDEQNPAMLQELENQFGVENLREVQQDSHYMLSLLYYFGVLTIIGRNGLGKLILGIPNLVIHSLYVERLKQHALPRTQDEQWASHLAEQFYQTADLQPLADFMEHKYFAVFSNRDYCWSNELTVKTAFLTLLFNDTWYIMDSETALQRRYSDLVMIIRPSMRHYAPLKDFIFEFKYLKLDDLKLTGEQLREKSVAELEAMPPVQKALQDALVQLRQYRPVLESKYQQPERLYCLAVVALGFERVVWRLLD is encoded by the coding sequence ATGATCAAATTTCCCTACGGCATCAGCGATTTCCACCGCATCCGCACGGATGATTACCTGTATGTTGACCGCACTGCCTTCATCCCGGTACTGGAAGAGGCGGGCAGGCAATTGATCTTTCTGCGCCCGCGCCGGTTTGGTAAATCGCTGCTGCTATCCATGCTGGCGAATTATTACGATGTGAAAACAACGGGTGAATTCGATACCCTGTTCGGCAATTTGGCGATTGGGCAACAGCCAACACCAGAACATAACCAGTACCTGATCCTGCGCTGGGATTTTTCCAAGGTATCCGCACAAGGTGATCTTGAACACATCAGAAGCAGCCTGTTTCAGCATATTAATCAAGCTATCAAAGATTTCGTGCGGCAATATCAGGCGCAACTAACCTTCAGTGTGGATATTTACGATGACGATGCGCTTGGCTCATTCCAGTCGGTGGTCAATGTTGCCAAAAGCAGCGGCTATACGGTTTATTTGCTGATTGACGAATACGACAATTTTGCCAATGACGTGCTGATACAAGACACCACGGATGCCGCACGTTACCGTGAGTTATTACAGGGTGAAGGCATCCTGAAAACGCTGTTCAAAATCATCAAAGCGAGTGCATCTGAGGGAAAAATTGCCCGTGTGTTCATCACGGGTGTATCGCCGATTGTGTTGAGTGACATGACCAGTGGCTATAACGTCGCTACCAGCATTTATCTGGATGAAGACTTCAATAGCCTTTGTGGTTTAACTGAAAACGAACTGAGCACATTGGTACAGCAAACGGCGCAAAGCTGCGCGTTACCGCCTACGCAAACCGCCACAGTGATGGAAACGCTGCAACAGTTCTATAACGGCTACCGCTTCTGTGCGGATATGACGCAAACAACGGTGTATAACCCGACGTTGTGTTTTTATTTTCTGCGCCATTACCAGAAAAAATGCCAAGCACCTGAAAAAATGCTCGATGGCAATCTAGCCATGGATGCGGGGCGAATTCGTTATATTGCAGCATTGCCGCAAGGTAGCACCGTGATTGATCACATACTGGATGAGCAGAACCCTGCGATGTTGCAGGAGTTGGAAAACCAGTTTGGGGTAGAGAATTTACGGGAGGTACAACAGGATAGCCATTACATGCTGTCATTGTTGTATTACTTTGGGGTACTGACCATTATTGGGCGGAATGGCTTAGGCAAGTTGATTTTGGGTATCCCTAACCTCGTGATTCATAGTTTGTATGTGGAACGTCTCAAACAACATGCCCTGCCTCGTACTCAGGATGAACAATGGGCAAGTCATTTAGCCGAACAATTTTACCAAACCGCCGACTTACAGCCGCTGGCGGATTTCATGGAGCACAAGTATTTTGCAGTATTCAGCAACCGTGATTACTGCTGGAGCAATGAACTCACGGTAAAAACCGCATTCCTGACCCTGCTGTTCAATGACACCTGGTACATCATGGACTCGGAAACAGCGCTGCAACGGCGTTATTCTGATCTGGTGATGATTATCCGCCCCAGTATGCGCCACTACGCCCCCCTGAAAGATTTCATCTTTGAATTCAAATACCTCAAGCTGGATGATTTGAAACTGACGGGTGAGCAATTGCGGGAGAAAAGCGTGGCAGAACTGGAAGCCATGCCCCCCGTGCAAAAAGCCTTGCAGGACGCACTGGTGCAATTGCGGCAGTATCGCCCGGTGCTGGAAAGTAAATACCAGCAGCCGGAACGCTTGTATTGTTTGGCTGTGGTGGCACTGGGGTTTGAGCGAGTGGTTTGGCGGTTACTCGATTGA
- a CDS encoding DUF2202 domain-containing protein, whose protein sequence is MTLPKTLIAGMVAIACTGLLTTPATFAKGNGQAVAPPQTEVLTVTESEALRFMREEEKLARDVYITLYNQWKLPVFNNISQSEQRHTDRVKALLQTYRLTDPVTNDTVGVFLNADLAALYAQLVARGQTSPLEALHVGALIEEVDIVDLQKSMSETTRPDILSTYDNLMRGSRNHLRAFVGQIQAQGVTYVAQTMPQAEVDAIVNSPNERGQGGGMGR, encoded by the coding sequence ATGACTTTACCTAAAACCCTCATCGCAGGCATGGTTGCCATTGCTTGCACAGGTTTGCTGACCACACCCGCAACGTTTGCCAAAGGTAACGGTCAAGCCGTTGCGCCCCCTCAGACCGAGGTACTGACTGTGACCGAAAGCGAAGCCCTGCGCTTCATGCGTGAAGAAGAAAAGCTGGCGCGTGATGTCTACATCACCCTCTACAATCAGTGGAAACTGCCGGTATTCAACAATATTTCCCAATCTGAACAACGGCATACCGATCGGGTAAAAGCCTTGCTGCAAACCTATCGGCTAACTGACCCGGTGACGAATGACACGGTAGGCGTGTTCCTGAATGCAGATTTGGCGGCCTTGTATGCGCAACTGGTAGCACGAGGGCAAACCTCGCCGCTTGAAGCCTTGCATGTCGGCGCTTTGATCGAGGAGGTGGATATTGTGGACTTGCAAAAATCCATGAGCGAAACCACGCGCCCCGATATTCTCAGCACTTACGACAACCTGATGCGCGGTTCACGCAACCATTTGCGGGCGTTTGTCGGGCAGATTCAAGCGCAAGGCGTGACTTACGTGGCGCAAACCATGCCACAAGCGGAAGTAGATGCCATCGTCAACAGTCCGAATGAACGTGGTCAAGGTGGAGGGATGGGCAGATAA
- the narL gene encoding two-component system response regulator NarL produces MPPETPQSLLIVDDHPLFRKGVRYLVNMVPDFIIVGEASCGQEGIDMALELAPDMILLDLNMKDMSGIEVLKVIKASGSDARVVMLTVSDQASDLVAALRAGADGYLLKEMEPEDLVAKLSEAAAGRITLTERLVNLLAHAMRHDAIHPKTSHEAGLTDQEQRILERVAAGKSNKLIARELGITEGTVKVHVKHLLRKLNLRSRVEAAVWFVDQ; encoded by the coding sequence ATGCCGCCTGAAACCCCGCAAAGTCTGTTGATCGTGGATGATCACCCCCTGTTCAGGAAAGGGGTACGGTATTTAGTCAACATGGTGCCCGATTTCATCATCGTCGGTGAAGCCTCATGCGGTCAGGAAGGCATCGACATGGCGCTGGAGCTTGCCCCCGACATGATCCTGCTCGACCTGAACATGAAGGACATGAGTGGCATTGAGGTGCTCAAAGTCATCAAAGCCTCTGGCAGCGATGCGCGGGTGGTGATGCTGACGGTTTCCGATCAGGCGAGTGATTTGGTGGCAGCGTTACGCGCTGGGGCAGATGGCTACTTGCTCAAAGAAATGGAGCCGGAAGATTTGGTCGCAAAACTCTCAGAAGCGGCGGCAGGCCGTATTACCTTGACCGAGCGCCTGGTCAACTTGCTGGCGCACGCGATGCGCCACGATGCGATTCACCCCAAAACCAGCCACGAAGCGGGGCTGACGGATCAGGAACAGCGCATTCTAGAACGGGTCGCGGCTGGCAAAAGCAACAAACTGATAGCACGGGAACTGGGTATTACCGAAGGCACTGTTAAGGTGCATGTCAAACACTTGCTGCGCAAGCTCAACCTGCGCTCGCGGGTGGAAGCAGCCGTGTGGTTTGTGGATCAATAG
- a CDS encoding cytochrome b/b6 domain-containing protein, with product MNNANNGIVTTRQWQGVTRLLHGLMALGIVGQLMFSQLMVAPDELEEATALQKFALEGHEILGLGVVGVMVLHWLWLLLPKSDVSFAKLFPWGSSGLKRVFADVAHIFKRGHLPEVGNDAGLAGFIHGLGFLIATAMAASGFALFLVMDFGDGAGSDSFEQFAHLHEFFATFMWVYLAGHVIAAAWHEYRGQRLISGIFKL from the coding sequence ATGAATAATGCAAATAATGGGATTGTCACGACCCGTCAATGGCAGGGTGTGACCCGTTTGTTACACGGTTTAATGGCGTTAGGCATCGTGGGGCAACTGATGTTTTCCCAGTTGATGGTCGCCCCGGATGAACTCGAAGAGGCCACTGCACTGCAAAAATTTGCACTGGAAGGGCATGAAATTCTGGGTTTGGGGGTTGTTGGGGTAATGGTGCTGCATTGGTTGTGGCTGTTACTGCCTAAATCGGATGTGTCGTTTGCCAAGTTGTTTCCTTGGGGATCATCGGGTTTAAAGCGTGTCTTTGCCGATGTGGCGCATATTTTCAAGCGAGGTCATTTGCCAGAAGTGGGTAATGACGCCGGTCTGGCAGGGTTTATCCACGGTTTGGGGTTTTTGATCGCGACGGCGATGGCGGCTTCCGGTTTTGCCTTGTTTCTGGTGATGGACTTTGGCGATGGTGCGGGTAGTGATTCGTTTGAGCAATTTGCTCATCTGCATGAGTTTTTTGCGACGTTCATGTGGGTCTATCTGGCAGGGCATGTGATCGCGGCTGCTTGGCATGAATACCGTGGGCAGCGTTTGATCTCTGGCATTTTCAAGCTGTAA